Proteins encoded within one genomic window of Paramisgurnus dabryanus chromosome 13, PD_genome_1.1, whole genome shotgun sequence:
- the LOC135728131 gene encoding C-C chemokine receptor type 5-like, producing the protein MTGNSTAPVSYDDYDNNADSNNFAPINNGNTKVFSEVFLPTLYSIVFIIGFIGNSLVVWVLIRYRHKSNMTDVCLLNLAIADLLFLASLPFWAHSARADWIFGKFMCHTVTGLYTLGLYSSIFFMVLMTVDRYVIIVHPHSIFSKNRSANMGLVLALCMWILSLFASLPNIIIVHESKEMNNSTYCRSNSSSDAMKSFIYFEVNVLSLILPLIIMGYCYARIIPTLISIKSQKRHKIIRLILAVVAVYFLFWTPYNITIFLFFMQTQGYMQSHEWHNSLSLTMQWVETIAYSHCCLNPIIYGFVGEKFRREVIKVVKEQFPMCFRQFSSFSQQLSERKASTFSKSTEFSSTHL; encoded by the exons ATGACTGGGAACTCAACCGCACCCG tcaGCTATGATGATTACGATAATAATGCAGACAGCAATAATTTTGCTCCAATCAACAACGGCAACACGAAGGTCTTCAGTGAAGTTTTTCTTCCGACTTTGTACAGCATAGTCTTCATTATTGGCTTCATCGGGAACAGTCTGGTAGTGTGGGTCCTCATCAGATACCGTCACAAATCCAACATGACAGACGTGTGCCTCTTAAATCTCGCCATCGCTGACTTGCTCTTTCTAGCGTCACTTCCCTTCTGGGCTCATTCGGCCAGGGCTGACTGGATCTTTGGTAAATTCATGTGTCATACCGTAACGGGCCTTTACACGCTGGGTCTCTACAGCAGTATCTTCTTCATGGTGCTTATGACAGTGGATCGCTATGTCATCATCGTCCATCCCCACAGTATCTTTTCCAAGAACCGCTCTGCCAATATGGGTTTGGTTTTGGCTTTGTGCATGTGGATCCTCAGCCTGTTTGCATCTCTCCCAAATATTATAATTGTCCATGAGTCCAAAGAGATGAATAATTCAACATATTGTAGATCAAACTCTTCAAGTGATGCCATGAAGTCTTTCATTTACTTTGAGGTAAACGTCTTGAGTCTGATTCTCCCTCTGATTATAATGGGGTATTGTTACGCACGGATCATCCCAACTCTGATAAGCATCAAATCCCAAAAACGACACAAAATCATCAGACTCATTCTGGCTGTGGTAGCTGTTTATTTCCTCTTTTGGACACCATACAACATTACCATATTCCTTTTCTTCATGCAGACACAAGGCTACATGCAGTCACACGAGTGGCATAACAGTTTGAGTCTGACTATGCAATGGGTGGAGACTATCGCTTACAGTCACTGTTGCCTCAATCCCATCATCTACGGCTTTGTTGGAGAGAAGTTCAGAAGAGAAGTCATAAAGGTGGTAAAGGAGCAGTTTCCCATGTGCTTCAGACAATTCTCATCTTTCTCACAACAGTTATCTGAACGCAAAGCCTCGACCTTCTCAAAATCAACGGAATTTTCCAGCACACATTTGTga